The DNA sequence ACCATGAAGGGGTCGCGGGCAATGGTATCGTCCGCCGCCGCGGCCACGGTTGGAACACCCGTTTTCCCGGGAATAAGCCAGAGATGGACATCGATTCCTTCGCCCGCGAGGATTTCGCAGATGTCGGCAACCGGGCTACCGTCGTCGAATGTCAGGCGGACGGGGAATGAACCTTCCTGGTGGGCAACGCTCATGGCATCATTTTCGATGACTTCGAGCATTCCCCGCAGGAGTGCCTCTTCGGGTTCGTATCCTGCCGCAAGGCCGTTTGCGTCACTTCTGAAGAGCTGGGCTGCCATGCTCATCGGATCATAGGGATAATATACAGCATTTGCAGGAATCTGACACTCCGCATTATTCAGGAGGTCCCATGCGGTACACCACTGGAGCTGTTCTCCAACTTCGAGCGTGCGGGGGAGAATCAGGTCATGCGGGTCGACGGCACGGGTGAGGCCAATCTGTTCATAGGATGCAATATTAAAAACGCGGCCCCGGTATTCCCCGGAGAAACGCTCGACCGCCTCCAGCATTGCCGCAGATTTTGCATATGCGGCGGTCATCCCGGCCCCGGTATGGACCGGTTTGGAACCCGGCGGCGCACGGGGGCGGATTGCTGCCCACACGGGAATGCCGAGACGGTCGAGGTGGGTGATATCCACGACCTCCGCAACGCCGATCTCCTGCATGATTGGTTCTGCAGCGGCGCATACATCCTCAGGGTGCATGATCTGCCGGCAAATATTGTCAAATCCGTATTCAAGGTGGCGTAGGGTAAAGGGTGTCATTCGTACACCAACATTGTGCGCCAATTTTTATATTTTCGCCGATTCCATGTAGATCAATGGAAAGTGAGATGATCGTTCCCGGTGTCCGGGCCCGGTATCCTGCCACCGGCACTTCCGGAACCGTGGTCCGCCTGGAGGAGATAGAGGGAAGGGCCTTCGCAGAGATTGATTCGACCGGTCTCCTGTACAGGACGGACAGGCTGGTTCTTGTGGAAGGGTCGGAGAGGCCAAAGGGGAAGCATGAACGAAGTGCAGAATCTCTCGATGATTACCGGCATCTGAAAGAGATCGAATCGTCAGACGACCTCCGCGAACGGTACGATGATGTCACCGGCGTCGGGGCCGGATAAAAAAATATAATTTTTAGTCTTCAATCGGGATCGTCGTCAGCTTGACCGATTCGACCCCTTTCTGTGCCATCAGACGTTCTGCAATACTTTTCATCTTGTCTGCCTCGCCGCGAAGGAGGATGACCTCAACACACTTGTCGTGGTTGACATGGGAATGAAGTGAACACTGGATGACCGAGAGGTAATCATGCTGAATTTCGGTGAGTATCTGGAGAAGCCCCCGCTGTTCATGGTCGTAGACCATGGTGATGACCCCCTGGCGTTCCCCGCTCACGTCCGACATCCACTTGTAATACGTGATATAATTCCGAATTGCATCACGGATACCCTCTGATCGCGATGAATATCCCCGAAGATCCAGAATTTCGTCGAATTTATCGAGAAGGTTTTTGGGCAGGGAGATCCCGATTCGGGAAAGGTCTGAATCATTTGACATAAAAAACCTCGCTAATAATGCATTTGCATCGGTATAGTTGTACTTTTTGTTTATTCATTTAAATTTTTTATTACATCGTGTGAAAATGGACTCATCATTCAGGCTCAATACAAATATTTAACCCCCCCGCGGTCCAACCCGAAGGGCACGATTGCCGGCACAGAGTAGGTATAAGTAGTGCGGTTGTATATTTATAAGGAGGTTTGAAATTCATTGAGTGATCCATTAATTCCCAGTGTCAATATCGGTGTCGTCGGCCATGTTGACCATGGCAAAACGACACTGGTTTCCGGCTTGACCGGTTCATGGACAGACCGGCATAGCGAGGAAATCAAACGAGGTATATCGATACGTCTCGGGTACGCAGACGCGGTCGTCTACCGGTGCCCGGAGTGCGCCGGTGCTGATTCCTTTACCAGCAGCAAGACGTGCCCGGTATGCGGAGGGGACGCCGAGCCTGTCCGGACCGTATCCTTTGTCGATGCCCCCGGGCACGAGACACTGATGGCGACGATGCTTTCGGGATCGGCGCTGATGGACGGGGCGATGCTCGTTATCGCGGCGAATGAACGATGTCCGCAGCCCCAGACCAAGGAACATTTGATGGCACTTGAACTTGTGGGCATTGAAAATATCGTCATCGTTCAGAACAAGATCGATGTCGTCTCACAGGCGGATGCGCTCGAAAACTACCGGCAGATCAAGAAGTTCGTCAAGGGAACGATCGCCGAAAACGCTCCGGTCATTCCGGTTTCCGCACAGAAAGGGATCAATATCGGCGCCCTTCTTCAGGCGCTCAATGAGTATATTCCCGAACCGAAGCGTGATCCGGAAGAGAATCCCCTCATGCTCATTGCCCGCTCCTTTGACATCAACAAACCCGGCTGCAGCTGGAGGGAGGTCAAAGGAGGGGTAATCGGCGGATCACTCACCAGAGGGGTCTTCAACGAGGGCGATGACATCGAAATTCGGCCCGGACGAAAGGTGCAGATTGAGAACCAGACGATATGGGAGCCAATCGAAACAAAGATCACCACAATCAATGCCGGTCGTCGTAAGGTCCAGACCGCGACCCCCGGCGGCCTTCTCGGTGTGGGCACGAAGCTCGACCCGGCGCTTACCAAGAGTGATGCGCTTGCGGGTCAGGTTGCGGGCCACGTTGGCGCCCTTCCCCCGGTATGGGACCGTCTCTCCTTCCAGGTCAGTCTGATGGACCGGGTTGTCGGGTCGGATGACGAGTTCACCATTGAACCGCTGCGCCACAAGGAACCGCTGATGCTTTCCGTCGGTACTGCCGTGACGGTAGGCATCGTCGTGAACACGAAGAAGGATGTCGTCGATGTGGTGCTCAAGCGTCCCGTCTGTGTCGAAACCGGCTCAAGGATCGCCATATCCCGGCAGGTCGGCGGCAGATGGCGCCTTATCGGAATGGGGACGTTAGTATAAGTGAAGGTCCTCCTTGACGCCAATGCACTGATGATCCCGGTTCAGTTCGGGATTGACATCTTTTCGGAGATCGAGGCGCTCGTTGGTGCGTATGAGCCGGTGACCCTTGTGGATGTCACCAGGGAGCTTGCGGGCATTGCCTCCGGAAAGGGGCGTGATGCAGCGGCCGCACGGGTCGGCATCCGGCTTGCCGACAGGTGCCGGGTGGAAAAGAGCCCGTACGACGACATACCCGTCGACGAGCGCATCATCCGCTATGCGGTTGAGAACGGATGCATGGTTGCAACGAACGACCGCCAGCTCAGAAGCGCACTCCTCAAACGAAATATTGATGTGGTATATCTGCGTGAAAAAAAGAAATTAGAGATCATTCGGGGCTAACAGGGTGAGTTCATGTATTACAAAATGAAACTTGAAGACAAGGTGCGGGTGCCGCCACTCCGTCTGGGCGAAGACATCGAGACGGTGGTCATGGACGTCCTCCAGGAACAGCTGGAAGGAAGCATCGACAAGAATATCGGTATTTTCATTGCCGTAACCAAGATCCTCGGCATCGGCGAGGGGGATATCATACCGGGCGACGGGGCGGTCTTTTATTCCGTCGAGTTTGAGGCGATCGTCCTCAGGCTCGCCCAGCAGGAAGTAATCGAGGGCATCGTCGTGGAGACGACCAGTTTCGGCTCCTTCGTCTCTCTCGGTCCGATCGATGCCATGCTGCATGTCAGTCAGATTTCGGATGACTTCATCAGTTATGATGAGAAGAACGGCCGGCTCGTCTGCCAGGAGACGAAGCGGCAGATATCCGTCGGCGACGGCCTCCGGGCACGTATCGTCTCGCTCTCCCTCTCGGAAAGGGAGCCGCGCGAGAGCAA is a window from the Methanovulcanius yangii genome containing:
- a CDS encoding YcaO-like family protein is translated as MTPFTLRHLEYGFDNICRQIMHPEDVCAAAEPIMQEIGVAEVVDITHLDRLGIPVWAAIRPRAPPGSKPVHTGAGMTAAYAKSAAMLEAVERFSGEYRGRVFNIASYEQIGLTRAVDPHDLILPRTLEVGEQLQWCTAWDLLNNAECQIPANAVYYPYDPMSMAAQLFRSDANGLAAGYEPEEALLRGMLEVIENDAMSVAHQEGSFPVRLTFDDGSPVADICEILAGEGIDVHLWLIPGKTGVPTVAAAADDTIARDPFMVITGSATDLNPECAAEKALLSIICNRAGHLHAKESGVVKIRHGMIEKAGYERYKRINKIWFAEAGALPVEDVPDLSSRYVDEDIRTVLSAVDPHADRVCAVDLTKTALPASRVIIPGFEVSYLDPSRTKSIAPNPYTEQYY
- a CDS encoding DUF2098 family protein; the encoded protein is MESEMIVPGVRARYPATGTSGTVVRLEEIEGRAFAEIDSTGLLYRTDRLVLVEGSERPKGKHERSAESLDDYRHLKEIESSDDLRERYDDVTGVGAG
- the nikR gene encoding nickel-responsive transcriptional regulator NikR codes for the protein MSNDSDLSRIGISLPKNLLDKFDEILDLRGYSSRSEGIRDAIRNYITYYKWMSDVSGERQGVITMVYDHEQRGLLQILTEIQHDYLSVIQCSLHSHVNHDKCVEVILLRGEADKMKSIAERLMAQKGVESVKLTTIPIED
- a CDS encoding translation initiation factor IF-2 subunit gamma, giving the protein MSDPLIPSVNIGVVGHVDHGKTTLVSGLTGSWTDRHSEEIKRGISIRLGYADAVVYRCPECAGADSFTSSKTCPVCGGDAEPVRTVSFVDAPGHETLMATMLSGSALMDGAMLVIAANERCPQPQTKEHLMALELVGIENIVIVQNKIDVVSQADALENYRQIKKFVKGTIAENAPVIPVSAQKGINIGALLQALNEYIPEPKRDPEENPLMLIARSFDINKPGCSWREVKGGVIGGSLTRGVFNEGDDIEIRPGRKVQIENQTIWEPIETKITTINAGRRKVQTATPGGLLGVGTKLDPALTKSDALAGQVAGHVGALPPVWDRLSFQVSLMDRVVGSDDEFTIEPLRHKEPLMLSVGTAVTVGIVVNTKKDVVDVVLKRPVCVETGSRIAISRQVGGRWRLIGMGTLV
- a CDS encoding type II toxin-antitoxin system VapC family toxin, giving the protein MKVLLDANALMIPVQFGIDIFSEIEALVGAYEPVTLVDVTRELAGIASGKGRDAAAARVGIRLADRCRVEKSPYDDIPVDERIIRYAVENGCMVATNDRQLRSALLKRNIDVVYLREKKKLEIIRG
- a CDS encoding DNA-directed RNA polymerase — encoded protein: MYYKMKLEDKVRVPPLRLGEDIETVVMDVLQEQLEGSIDKNIGIFIAVTKILGIGEGDIIPGDGAVFYSVEFEAIVLRLAQQEVIEGIVVETTSFGSFVSLGPIDAMLHVSQISDDFISYDEKNGRLVCQETKRQISVGDGLRARIVSLSLSEREPRESKIGLTMRQSGLGTEQWLADEAEKEKSSHGE